CGTCGCCCGGGTCGTCGCCGAGGTCGTACGTGGCGCCGATCCGGGCGCAGGCGAGCACCGCCACCACGCGATCGGGGCCGTCGGGGAGGGCGACCGCGACCCGGCGCCCCGGCCCCGCACCGCAGTGCTTGAGCACACCACCGAAGGCGGCGACCTCCTCGAGCAGCTGCGCGTAGGTCCAGCGGCGGCCAGGTGCATCGAGGGCGACACGATCGGCACCGCCCCCGATCACGTGCCGGTCGAGGGCGTCGAAGCAGCTGGGGTCCACGGGGCCAGCCTGCCAGCCTGCCAGCCCCCGTCAGCACCTCACCCGCGGCCGTGCGGCGTCTCCCAGACGGCCGGGTCGGGACCCTTCGGCACGATGCCGGTGGGGTTGATGTCGGTGTGCACCACGTAGTAGTGCTCCTTGATCTGGGCGAAGTCCGTGTTCTCGCCGAACCCTGGGGTCTGGTAGAGGTCGCGGGCGTAGCCCCAGAGGTTGGGCATCTCCGTCAGCTTGTTGCGGCTGGCCTTGAAGTGGCCGTGGTAGACGGCGTCGAAGCGGGCGAGGGTGGTGAACAGCCGGATGTCGGCCTCGGTGATCGCGTCGCCCATGAGGTAGCGCCGGTCCGCGAGCCGCTCCTCCAGCCAGTCCATGGTCCGCCACAGCTGGTCGTAGGCCCGCTCGTAGGCAGCCTGGGTGCCGGCGAAGCCGCAGCGGTAGACGCCGTTGTTGACGTCGGTGAAGACCCGCTCCATGACCTGGTCCATCTCCTCGCGGACCTCGGCCGGCCAGAGGTCGGGGGCGTCGGGCCGGTGGTGGTCGCGCCACTCGAAGAAGAAGTCGTGGGTGATCCACGGGAAGTCGTTGGTGACGACCTTGCCGGTCGTCTCCTCGACGATCGCGGGCACGGTGATGCCGCGCGGGTAGT
The genomic region above belongs to Nocardioides coralli and contains:
- a CDS encoding glutathione S-transferase family protein, coding for MPYVEKDDFNRDMTYIPDRITQDGQDGWKVEPGRYRLVAAKACPWATRAIIVRQLLGLEEVISMGLAAPTHGEESWNFGLDEDGRDPVLGVHLLREAYDARIPDYPRGITVPAIVEETTGKVVTNDFPWITHDFFFEWRDHHRPDAPDLWPAEVREEMDQVMERVFTDVNNGVYRCGFAGTQAAYERAYDQLWRTMDWLEERLADRRYLMGDAITEADIRLFTTLARFDAVYHGHFKASRNKLTEMPNLWGYARDLYQTPGFGENTDFAQIKEHYYVVHTDINPTGIVPKGPDPAVWETPHGRG